The Cygnus olor isolate bCygOlo1 chromosome 2, bCygOlo1.pri.v2, whole genome shotgun sequence genome contains the following window.
ATTTGTGAACCCATTAGATGCTCACACTGAAAACATTATTGCATTAGCAGAACAAActcaagagctgctgcttgtttgGTAAATTGTTCATTTTGGTCCTTGATGTGTTTTCTATAGGTAGAAAGAAATCAGCTGCTCTtccatactgattttttttttttttttggcctgcagcttctaagatttttttataaattgcaGTAGACATCTAAGTGGATTGCTTTCATATGAAGGTATTACAAAGTCACTCAGAAGATCAGAAAATTCAAAGTACTTTCCAGAGCACGAAGGTGGGACACAACCTTCTCCggagtttttttgtttcaaacacTGGTCTCTATTTCCCCTTCTCGGACTTTAGCAGCTTGGTTTAGCTGTTTCTATTTATTCCATCTCCAGGATCAAAATACGGTAGCTTTACATCCGAATTCCGGTATTCATGTAAGCAAACAGAGTTACTCATAGGATGCATATGAAATGCAAAGATACCAAGTAATGccactttgaaagaaaagagcaggatTCATCTGGAATCacctggaaattattttttcaaatttattccAGCAGGATCGAAGGCTAGATATATTCTCTTTCAGTTCACAAAATTCGTggttacatttcttttttgactGTTCACCTGTTTCTCTATCTTCATTATTATGTGTGTTTATCTGCGTGCAAACCTGAAACACGATAGTTTACATTGTTAATTGAGAAGTGTTAATTCTTTTTATACagacatattttaaagcaaactaaTTTCATTACGTCTCAATAAATAATGCAGGTATCTTACGTGGTAACTTAGCCAGAATGCTGGGCTCCTCACAAAATGTGCCATGGCAGGGCCCAGCCTGCATCAGTTCTCACTGTGAACACAGCCCTATTGCGGCCGCTTCCTGCTGATTTGGGAGAACGCAGCCTTAATGCTCTGCAAGTAAAGGCATCTGAAACCAGTCTGTGCAATTGAGAATACCTACGTCCTCTGTCAGCGGTTTAAAATCTATCCTCAATTAATTTAAGGACCCGAAGAACAAAGCCAATTAATCTGTGAGCCAAGCTTCAAAAGCTATGCCTGTACGTGTGCTACCTTGAGACTGACGGAGCCAAACAGTCCTGTTCCGGATGCTGGCCCTAAAGTTCAGGGTCTCACCAGACTGGGCTTCTTGTACACATTCTATGATTGcgatttcacagaatcacacagaaggGTtaaggttagaagggacctctagaggtcacctgctccaaccccctgcccaagcagggacacccagagcaggctgcccaggaccatgtccaggctgCTGTTGAAGATCTCTAAGGAAGGAGACTCCTCAACCTCTCTcggcaacctgtgccagggctctgtcacccacacagtacagaagtgcttcctgaacctcctgtgttccagtctgtgcccattgcctcttgtcctggctctgggcaccactgaacagagcctggctccatcctcatTGCATCCTCCCTTCAGCTATTTATACACATAGATAAGAtcctccctgagcctcctcttctccaggctgaaataATAGATATTATGGACTTTTATAAGACGTTATAGACTTTTACAGACTGTCACAGAGTTTTACCAAATGACTTTAATGTAATTGGTCCTTAAATAAAACCAGGCATCCACGGGGTTAGGTGACACTTCTATTACTGAACTAGGAGACTTTTTACGGTTAGGCAAAAGTTAGATTCACCAGAGTTGTATAAGCAAAATATAGACACCAACGTTTACTTTGAAGATCTGGTTCTTAGGTTATATGTTTCTCcatattaaggagaaaaaaaaaaagagttaaatgtAGCCTTCAATTCACCTGTGTAAGCCAACCACAAAGAATTATAACCTTTGGTGCCTACAAGGAGGCTTTTTGATGTTGGCCCATTAGGTAGAACTGCAGGCCACACTTAAAAGAacacttttccttctctccGGTAGATCATTGCACTAGATTTGACTGACATATTAAAGAGTTGATGTTGCcattaactgaaaatataaatactttcaTATCTAACTACTCTTGTTGAGTTTGAGATATTGTGGATAAAATTAAGATCAATAATCAAAGGGATTatggaaaggagagaaactCCCACTAATTATTTGTTGAAATAAGCCAccttaaacattaattttaaggTAGAAACCCAATGTGAAGTAGCAAGCGTGATTTTACATATATGGAAGTTAAAGGAAATCTCTGCATAAGTGTGATCTTTGTCTTTTACTGGAGAATTAATTGAGGTCTTTCACTACTAAACCAGAGTACATATCTTGACTACAGACATCCAGATCACTGACTTAAATAGTCTTTGCACCGGGTTTAATGTCTGTTACAAGACGTGCTGCTGTACAGAGCAAAATTTGTCATGCATGTAATGTGCATGATAGATATACCTTTGAGAGGTAGATGTGATAATCTGTGCTGAAGAGCTCTGAGGAGTAAGCCACGTACTTCCAGTAAACTGTAGACCATCACTACCactcaccttttcttttttatgtcttTCACATTTGCACTGTAGAACTTGTAACGTCCCACATGAGACTAATGCTGCTTTCCATCTAAattctttgctgattttttgCTTATTAAAGAATTTGAGCATGTTGCATGCCATACTCTGTAGTGATTCTATTTCCTGtgaagagagcaagaaaaaaaaacttgctgaaAAGTCTGTGCACTGTTAATTCCATGTAGTGTTTGTCTTAAAACACAAGCTCCATCAGTAACCATTAGCTTCTTTATCTGGCGTAACAACAGTCTGTTCCAATAAATCATGACTAATCTGACCCAATTGCCatctcttcaaaatatttaaaacatcaatttgtaattagtaataataatgctAGCAATAATATTAGTAAGGATACTAGGGATAAATCCTGGCCTTAATGAAAGCAGCTGACACAATCAGGAAAATGCTGCCCAGTTTTTGAACTCAGTCCTTTTACCAAGTCATGATAAAATCCACAGCTACAACGGACAATTGTGCTTTCTGTTATTTAAGATCTGCCCAGactattaattttaaagctcTCACATCTGAAGTGGAAACACTAGCTAACAtgatttctgtagaaaaacaaaaacagatgttgGAAAAATTTTGTTTACTTCCATTGTCAAAATACAATCAGTGTTCTGTACTAATTTGTATTACAAATTTAAAGCAATTGttgcagtagaaaaaaaataaaaagatttctgatgtggtattgtttaatatttcaattgaaaaaatatctatttactGGacagattctatgattccaaaTTCCTAAAAGGAATATTCCTGAACACCACGAtttgacaattaaaaaatattacattattCACTATCACAATGTGTTATTCAGGGAGCGGATTGTACGAAGAACCCTCTGGGGTTCGTATTCTCTAAAGTAATTTATGAGAAGCTAAATTTTACCTGAGTATCATTGCAGAAGAACAC
Protein-coding sequences here:
- the LOC121064508 gene encoding interleukin-7-like isoform X2; translated protein: MSHAFFRSIFRVLPLLLVLSPVNSSSCTMGNKTAEIRVKYENILSHDIDELVNMSAEYRDRCCKNKKHEHSKVFFCNDTQEIESLQSMACNMLKFFNKQKISKEFRWKAALVSCGTLQVLQCKCERHKKEKVSGSDGLQFTGSTWLTPQSSSAQIITSTSQRFARR
- the LOC121064508 gene encoding interleukin-7-like isoform X1 gives rise to the protein MSHAFFRSIFRVLPLLLVLSPVNSSSCTMGNKTAEIRVKYENILSHDIDELVNMSAEYRDRCCKNKKHEHSKVFFCNDTQEIESLQSMACNMLKFFNKQKISKEFRWKAALVSCGTLQVLQCKCERHKKEKVCTQINTHNNEDRETGEQSKKKCNHEFCELKENISSLRSCWNKFEKIISR